From a single Lewinella sp. LCG006 genomic region:
- a CDS encoding two-component regulator propeller domain-containing protein, whose product MIKRIFIYYFVRIVAIWATMHFVFLVPGQAQYSFLYRTPVYLFDLPNSLEGNEVQDIYQDQAGFMWFASKAGLVRYNGRDFKVYSHNIADSTTISSNAVEVILETKDGNFWVGTWGSGLNKMDRKTGKFTRYQAHNSGLSNDFISELVEDDKGQLWIATRMGLNRLDLATETFKVFLPEADDPGSLSYFEIRSLYIDQQKTLWVGTGYPWEDNAFGGLNKYDPNSESFTHYQAGRGNATSLKNNKITAIFEDSKNNFWIGTKDNKVHLMDRKTGAFRYLDQLSNFERENDSISHIRSFFEADDGSIWVCSYGSGLRNYDLQKGYLKDELYNDNKDGSTFFPLNQAWKIYQSRDGTLWICTGDIGDNVFKSSPVLPNLGLVYQGDQIQAIHVNHQTNSTWLARHYNGLNRSNWQEPILGNTWIKGPTDDYPGSWSFQDNTESNGLFDDIFTMREDLYGALWFGKHEQGNGLYRFDPAAKQVRQFKHHPDDTNSLADDVVVDINCTPDGRALWVITADGTLHHVDVRTFAITRLNTQTHANFPKGVNIAKLSADGLLWMGGVSADGELFLSSFDPTKQLIVYYPLTRLSTPAANNPLTGIAIDGNNNIWLTSESLIAKLDADRNVSVYPVPAENNSRIISMLLDEYEHLWLATSIGISVFNPQDSSFYTYPMDYELFALPYSLRAADVQISGELTFCGRGGCTYINDATKNNYRNNYLKPKTIPSAHILYTGFLLNGKEVESGAYAMDSILVNHQLTLNHLENNFSIELALLDFKQPEKNRFEYFLENYDNYWRESGDKNTAYYSQIPPGNYRLLVRGYNVDGEYGEATPLNITVLPPWWRTWWAIALYCLTFFGLIYTAYRFQLSRQLAKSETQRLQELDIAKTQLYTNITHEFRTPLTVILGMAKQLSGQLPNAQNMMVEMISRNGQNLLNLVNQMLDLSKLESGQMTLHLQQGDLITYLKYLVESFHSYAETRSVTIHFLSDLETQYMDFDPNKIQQIISNVLSNAIKFTPVGGNIYLSVDVSQVAQNQLVIRVKDTGVGIEPARLPHIFQRFYQADDSHTKEFAGTGIGLALVAELVKLMNGEISARSELGKGTEISIMLPISTNSQKSTDLSYFDQAMNQFYREGVAPQERERILLATSAKEKPTILIVEDNYDVRTYICACLSESFNLLTAENGQRGVEKAIEHVPDFIISDVMMPLKDGYALVRELKADKRTSHIPIILLTAKADMDSKLLGLKQGVDAYLAKPFHPEELTIRVNKLLELRRKLQQHFLGHSAAADESLDPESITEEHQFVQQVKAIINAHLDDMELDVKTICQQMNMSHSQLHRKLSALTGLSINRYIRHLRLERAKALLLEPGQSITAVAYDTGYKDPSYFGRVFKQETGMTPAEWQKEGINAQTT is encoded by the coding sequence ATGATTAAAAGAATTTTTATATACTACTTTGTTCGCATTGTCGCCATTTGGGCGACAATGCATTTTGTGTTCCTGGTACCAGGTCAGGCGCAGTACAGCTTCCTCTACCGTACGCCTGTTTACCTCTTTGACCTACCCAATAGCCTGGAAGGTAATGAGGTGCAGGATATTTATCAGGATCAGGCCGGCTTTATGTGGTTTGCCAGCAAGGCTGGGCTGGTTCGCTACAATGGTCGTGACTTCAAGGTCTACAGCCATAACATTGCCGACAGTACGACCATTTCCAGCAACGCGGTGGAGGTGATTCTTGAAACCAAAGACGGAAACTTTTGGGTGGGTACCTGGGGCTCGGGATTGAATAAAATGGATCGCAAAACCGGGAAGTTTACCCGTTACCAGGCGCATAATAGTGGATTGAGTAATGATTTTATCTCCGAATTGGTGGAAGACGACAAAGGCCAACTCTGGATTGCTACCCGCATGGGACTGAATCGTTTAGATTTGGCAACCGAGACTTTTAAAGTCTTCTTACCCGAAGCTGATGATCCTGGTAGTTTAAGTTATTTCGAGATACGCAGCCTCTATATTGACCAGCAAAAAACGCTCTGGGTGGGAACGGGTTACCCTTGGGAAGACAACGCTTTCGGTGGACTGAATAAATACGACCCGAATAGCGAATCTTTCACGCATTACCAGGCAGGACGAGGAAATGCCACCAGCCTGAAAAATAATAAAATCACCGCCATTTTTGAAGACAGTAAGAACAATTTTTGGATAGGAACCAAGGACAATAAAGTCCACTTGATGGATCGTAAGACGGGAGCTTTCCGTTACTTAGATCAACTTTCCAATTTTGAGCGCGAAAACGATAGCATCTCTCATATCCGGTCTTTTTTCGAAGCGGATGATGGCAGTATCTGGGTTTGTAGTTACGGGAGTGGCTTGCGTAATTATGATTTGCAGAAAGGCTACTTAAAAGACGAATTATACAATGATAACAAGGATGGGAGTACCTTTTTTCCTTTGAACCAGGCTTGGAAAATCTATCAATCCCGAGACGGGACGTTGTGGATTTGCACGGGTGATATTGGTGATAATGTTTTCAAATCCAGCCCGGTGTTGCCTAATTTAGGCCTTGTTTATCAAGGTGACCAGATTCAGGCAATTCACGTTAATCACCAAACTAATTCTACGTGGTTAGCGCGTCATTATAATGGCTTAAATCGGAGTAATTGGCAGGAGCCGATTTTAGGAAACACTTGGATCAAGGGCCCCACTGACGACTATCCCGGTTCGTGGTCCTTTCAGGACAATACCGAATCCAACGGACTCTTTGATGACATTTTTACGATGCGGGAAGATCTTTATGGGGCACTATGGTTTGGCAAGCATGAGCAAGGAAACGGTTTGTATCGCTTTGATCCTGCGGCTAAGCAGGTTCGGCAATTTAAACACCACCCCGATGATACCAACTCACTGGCGGATGATGTTGTTGTCGATATTAACTGTACTCCCGATGGGAGAGCATTGTGGGTAATCACCGCCGATGGTACGCTGCACCATGTAGATGTAAGAACTTTTGCCATCACTCGTCTTAATACCCAAACCCACGCCAATTTCCCTAAGGGAGTGAATATCGCAAAATTGAGTGCTGACGGTCTGCTTTGGATGGGGGGCGTGAGTGCTGATGGTGAACTCTTCTTGTCTTCTTTTGATCCAACAAAACAGTTGATCGTTTACTATCCGCTTACGCGTTTATCCACCCCGGCGGCTAATAACCCGCTTACGGGGATAGCCATTGATGGTAACAACAATATATGGCTGACTTCTGAATCTCTAATTGCTAAGTTGGACGCCGACAGGAACGTAAGTGTGTATCCCGTCCCAGCGGAAAACAACAGCCGAATCATCTCGATGTTACTGGATGAGTACGAGCACTTATGGTTGGCCACGAGTATCGGCATTTCGGTATTTAATCCTCAGGATAGTTCCTTTTATACTTACCCTATGGATTATGAACTTTTTGCCTTACCCTATTCCTTAAGAGCCGCTGATGTGCAGATTTCCGGGGAATTGACCTTTTGTGGGCGAGGTGGCTGTACCTACATCAATGATGCAACCAAGAACAATTATAGAAACAACTATTTGAAACCCAAAACGATCCCTTCTGCACACATCTTGTACACCGGTTTTTTACTGAATGGCAAAGAAGTAGAGTCGGGGGCTTATGCAATGGATAGCATCTTGGTCAACCATCAGTTGACGCTCAATCACCTGGAGAATAATTTTTCGATTGAACTGGCTTTGCTCGACTTTAAGCAACCTGAAAAGAACCGTTTCGAGTATTTTCTGGAAAACTATGATAACTACTGGCGGGAGTCGGGCGATAAGAATACTGCTTACTATTCTCAAATTCCTCCCGGCAACTACCGTTTGCTGGTCAGAGGCTACAATGTTGATGGCGAGTATGGCGAAGCTACACCTTTGAACATCACCGTTTTACCACCCTGGTGGAGAACGTGGTGGGCGATTGCCTTGTATTGCCTGACTTTTTTTGGTTTGATTTACACGGCTTACCGTTTCCAATTGAGTCGTCAATTGGCCAAGTCTGAGACCCAACGACTGCAAGAGCTGGATATCGCTAAGACCCAGTTATATACCAATATCACCCACGAGTTTCGTACGCCATTAACGGTTATTCTGGGGATGGCCAAACAACTGAGTGGCCAACTGCCGAATGCACAAAATATGATGGTAGAAATGATTAGCCGTAACGGGCAAAATCTACTCAATCTGGTGAATCAAATGCTTGATTTATCTAAGTTAGAGTCGGGGCAAATGACACTTCATTTACAGCAAGGCGATCTCATCACTTACCTCAAGTACCTGGTAGAGTCTTTCCATTCGTACGCGGAAACCCGTAGCGTGACCATTCACTTTCTGTCTGATTTGGAGACCCAGTATATGGATTTTGATCCCAATAAGATTCAGCAAATCATCTCCAACGTGCTGTCCAATGCCATTAAATTTACCCCCGTAGGCGGTAATATCTACTTGTCGGTGGATGTGAGCCAGGTAGCGCAGAACCAACTTGTCATCCGGGTGAAAGATACTGGAGTGGGGATTGAGCCAGCGAGGCTTCCTCATATTTTTCAGCGCTTTTACCAGGCTGATGATAGCCATACCAAGGAGTTTGCGGGCACTGGTATAGGCTTGGCCTTGGTAGCAGAGTTGGTGAAATTGATGAACGGTGAGATCAGCGCCAGGAGTGAATTGGGTAAAGGCACGGAGATTTCCATCATGTTGCCCATTTCTACCAATAGCCAAAAAAGTACGGACTTGTCGTACTTTGACCAGGCGATGAACCAATTTTACCGGGAAGGCGTAGCACCTCAGGAACGGGAACGCATCTTACTGGCGACTTCCGCCAAGGAAAAACCGACGATCCTGATTGTTGAAGATAATTATGATGTGCGCACTTATATCTGTGCCTGCCTTTCAGAGTCCTTTAATTTATTGACAGCGGAAAATGGCCAGCGAGGGGTCGAAAAGGCAATTGAGCATGTCCCCGACTTCATTATCAGTGATGTCATGATGCCCCTAAAAGACGGCTATGCGCTGGTGCGCGAACTGAAAGCAGACAAACGCACGAGCCACATTCCGATCATACTGTTGACCGCCAAAGCTGATATGGACTCCAAGTTGTTGGGGCTCAAGCAGGGAGTAGATGCTTATCTGGCTAAGCCCTTTCATCCCGAAGAATTGACCATTCGCGTGAATAAGCTTCTGGAGTTGAGGCGAAAACTGCAACAGCACTTCCTGGGCCACTCAGCAGCTGCGGACGAATCTTTAGATCCTGAAAGCATCACGGAGGAACATCAATTTGTCCAGCAAGTCAAGGCCATCATCAACGCCCATCTGGACGATATGGAGCTGGATGTGAAAACCATTTGTCAGCAGATGAATATGAGTCATTCCCAGCTCCACCGCAAATTATC
- a CDS encoding TonB-dependent receptor — protein sequence MKSLLIILMMSLCGYALFSQHTITGQVLDENREPLAYANVLLLNPLDSSLIKGVVTTVDGIYEMENITAGDYLLSFLMIGYEKQNQLIRVTDEKSLWVSEVVMMLPDVSLLDEVVVKAKRPLYEHQIDRLVVNVQSSVTSVGGNALQVLAKSPGVRIDGINNQITLEGKQGVMVQINGKRTRIDGDALLQLLESMPASNIESIELITTPPSSYDAEGVGGIINIVLVQNLEEGSNGNVSLNVGYGERPKFGGSIDLNVRKGKVNIYGSLAANNNYLQEDVTITKRIQDGETFLATDSYSNRPAFRGFYSGRVGVDYEINSKTTLGLLFSAYTTIWDLDANTATTVLANGELRERSSLRSLEENDWKHWMTNINLRHSFAKDWKLSLDYDYLDYTNKNPADYTDITTDATGEIMSNEEFISRKENPIEFHVFKADVSKAIQEDWNVEFGVKGSFSNFVNDNLVADIIGGQQLNRPRYTNLLSMEEHIYATYLSTDFKISEKTTAKAGLRYEYTNIQLDSLQEILTSRKYGRFFPTFFLSHTINDDNSLQFAYSERIQRPSLNVLAPAFFFFSPNTLTTGNPQVRASFSRQFRLSYRYKSLMLTAQYSQEEHPIFWGQLDILAEENLTITQPENMKDAQLAYLWLSFPVKITEWWESRYEGGIAWQQQRPFYEGELLSYESFFAAFNSTQTITLSKDLTLEVDGYVQSGMTYGLADIPWQGGFNMGLRKKFNSGSSLALTWEDGFNLGSFWTQSYNQPELNLVHRQEYQQEGSIFRLTYTYPFGNNKIKQREDHNGASVDERNRVQ from the coding sequence ATGAAATCTTTACTAATCATCTTAATGATGAGCCTGTGTGGCTATGCCTTATTTTCTCAACATACCATTACCGGGCAGGTTCTCGACGAAAATCGTGAGCCGCTTGCTTATGCGAATGTCCTATTACTTAACCCCTTAGATAGTAGCTTAATAAAGGGTGTCGTTACGACCGTTGATGGTATCTATGAAATGGAGAATATTACAGCGGGAGACTACCTCTTGTCTTTCCTGATGATTGGCTACGAAAAACAAAACCAGCTGATCCGGGTTACGGATGAAAAATCGCTGTGGGTATCCGAAGTAGTCATGATGTTGCCGGATGTGTCCCTGCTTGACGAAGTGGTGGTAAAGGCCAAGCGGCCTTTGTACGAACACCAAATAGACCGTCTGGTTGTCAATGTGCAAAGTAGTGTTACCTCGGTGGGGGGGAATGCACTACAGGTTTTAGCTAAATCGCCGGGCGTACGCATCGACGGCATCAATAACCAAATTACGCTGGAAGGTAAACAGGGTGTAATGGTGCAGATCAATGGCAAGCGCACGCGCATTGACGGCGATGCCCTCCTGCAGTTACTGGAATCCATGCCCGCCAGTAATATCGAGTCGATAGAGCTGATCACCACGCCTCCTTCGTCCTACGATGCGGAGGGGGTAGGGGGCATCATCAATATCGTACTTGTCCAAAACCTGGAAGAAGGGAGCAATGGCAATGTTTCCCTGAACGTAGGTTACGGCGAACGCCCCAAGTTTGGCGGCTCTATCGACCTCAATGTGCGCAAAGGTAAGGTCAATATATACGGTAGCCTGGCGGCCAATAACAATTACTTGCAAGAGGATGTGACCATCACTAAGCGGATTCAGGATGGTGAGACTTTCCTGGCAACGGACTCGTACAGTAATCGCCCAGCTTTTCGGGGATTTTACAGTGGCAGGGTAGGAGTGGATTATGAAATCAACTCAAAAACAACTTTAGGACTTTTGTTCTCAGCGTACACCACTATCTGGGATTTGGATGCCAATACTGCCACTACGGTGCTGGCCAATGGCGAGCTGAGAGAGCGTTCAAGCCTGCGGAGTTTGGAAGAAAACGACTGGAAACATTGGATGACCAACATCAACCTTCGGCATTCCTTTGCTAAGGACTGGAAACTGTCGTTGGACTATGATTACCTCGACTATACCAACAAAAACCCCGCTGATTATACTGATATCACAACCGACGCTACCGGAGAAATCATGAGCAACGAGGAATTCATTTCCCGTAAGGAAAACCCTATTGAATTCCATGTCTTTAAAGCTGATGTGAGCAAGGCCATTCAGGAGGATTGGAACGTGGAATTTGGTGTGAAAGGATCATTTTCCAATTTTGTTAATGACAATTTGGTGGCGGATATCATCGGCGGTCAGCAGCTTAACCGACCTCGGTACACCAATTTGCTGAGCATGGAGGAGCACATCTATGCCACCTATTTGTCTACCGATTTTAAGATCAGCGAGAAGACTACCGCGAAAGCAGGCCTGCGCTATGAGTACACCAACATTCAATTGGATAGTCTGCAGGAAATCCTGACGAGCCGCAAATACGGCCGCTTTTTCCCTACCTTCTTTTTGTCGCACACCATTAACGACGACAACTCCCTGCAATTCGCCTACAGTGAGCGTATACAGCGGCCAAGTTTGAATGTACTGGCTCCCGCATTTTTCTTCTTTTCGCCCAATACACTTACTACGGGTAACCCTCAAGTGAGGGCTTCGTTTTCCCGTCAGTTTCGATTATCCTACCGCTATAAGTCGCTCATGCTGACGGCGCAATATAGCCAGGAGGAACACCCCATTTTCTGGGGGCAGTTGGACATTTTAGCGGAAGAAAACCTCACCATTACTCAGCCAGAAAACATGAAGGACGCTCAGTTGGCGTATCTCTGGCTTAGCTTCCCCGTGAAAATAACGGAATGGTGGGAAAGCCGCTACGAAGGCGGGATAGCCTGGCAGCAGCAGCGGCCTTTTTATGAAGGAGAGTTGTTGAGTTACGAAAGCTTTTTCGCAGCCTTTAATTCCACCCAAACTATTACCTTAAGCAAAGATTTAACCCTCGAAGTAGATGGCTATGTGCAATCGGGGATGACTTACGGCCTGGCTGATATTCCCTGGCAAGGCGGATTTAATATGGGGCTGCGGAAGAAATTCAACAGCGGAAGCAGTTTAGCCCTAACCTGGGAAGATGGATTTAATTTAGGGTCTTTCTGGACGCAATCTTACAACCAACCTGAACTTAACCTTGTCCATAGGCAAGAGTATCAGCAGGAGGGATCTATTTTTCGGCTGACCTATACTTATCCCTTTGGCAACAATAAAATTAAGCAGCGGGAAGACCATAATGGGGCTTCTGTTGACGAACGTAACCGTGTGCAATGA
- a CDS encoding peptidylprolyl isomerase translates to MTKQWTLLLALISLTIAGLFAQNNDQRVLFTVEDTPVTVEEFNYIYSKTNGESADFSEASLQEYLDLYVKFKLKVQRAKEMQLDTIQVLQEELAGYRRQLADSYLIDRAIGDKLIMEAYEHLQEDVDISHILVSLKNDAPPADTLAAYQQIMAAYNRIKGGAAFADVAKEISTDRYSKDKGGRIGFTTALYPAGLHNLEYAAYDAPLKTVTMPIRTNAGYHLLYVHERRPARGEMEVAHILVREEPLGEAAAKAKIDSIYQALQGGANFEQLAVTTSEDKRTSANNGYLGFFGISRYEKPFEDASFALAKDGDYSKPVKTSLGWHIIKRISRKEIQPFPAEKPRLEGDVRKDPRFEEAKKALLRNIRSQNNFNENTILLDGYIGSLPDTFTTFRWKAPAMASDKVLFSLDGGYQVTLGDFESYLGKATRERVTYGREGDKESVARRLYAQFVDDQLLKYEESQLEKRYPEFRNLMREYEEGILLFEATKMEVWDKAAQDSVGLEKFFTGVQGKYRWAPRARTTVYRIGINNRELAPDIRSYAMNHTADEVKEMFNTDGTVKVVTEEATYEKFRNTELSDADWKVGVVTDMIENDRSRSLKFFKIEELLPEGNKTLSEARGYVIADYQDQLEKEWVEELRKSYEVKINQKVFKSLIR, encoded by the coding sequence ATGACAAAACAATGGACGTTGCTGCTGGCTTTGATCAGCCTGACCATTGCCGGATTATTTGCCCAAAATAATGATCAACGCGTTTTATTCACAGTAGAAGACACGCCTGTAACGGTAGAAGAATTCAACTACATTTACAGTAAAACCAACGGAGAAAGTGCTGATTTCTCTGAAGCTTCCCTACAAGAATACCTGGATCTCTACGTAAAATTCAAACTCAAGGTACAGCGAGCTAAAGAAATGCAGCTCGATACCATCCAAGTACTTCAGGAAGAGTTGGCGGGCTACCGCCGCCAGTTGGCCGACAGCTATCTCATCGACCGTGCTATTGGTGACAAACTTATTATGGAGGCCTATGAGCACCTCCAGGAAGATGTAGACATCAGCCATATCCTCGTAAGTCTCAAAAATGATGCCCCTCCTGCCGACACCCTGGCCGCTTACCAGCAAATCATGGCTGCTTACAACCGTATCAAAGGGGGCGCTGCTTTTGCGGATGTCGCCAAAGAGATTTCTACCGATCGTTACAGCAAAGACAAGGGCGGACGCATTGGTTTCACTACCGCACTTTACCCCGCTGGCTTGCACAACCTGGAGTATGCTGCTTATGATGCACCGCTCAAAACCGTCACCATGCCCATTCGTACCAATGCGGGGTATCACCTCTTGTACGTACACGAGCGCCGACCAGCGCGCGGCGAAATGGAAGTAGCCCATATTCTGGTGCGGGAAGAACCATTGGGAGAAGCCGCAGCCAAAGCCAAGATCGACAGTATTTACCAAGCACTGCAAGGTGGTGCCAATTTTGAACAACTCGCCGTTACGACCAGCGAGGACAAACGTACCTCCGCCAACAATGGCTACCTTGGATTCTTTGGCATTTCTCGCTACGAAAAACCTTTCGAGGATGCTTCTTTTGCGCTTGCCAAAGACGGCGACTACAGTAAACCGGTAAAAACCAGCTTGGGCTGGCACATCATCAAAAGAATTAGTCGTAAAGAGATACAACCATTCCCAGCAGAAAAGCCTCGTTTAGAGGGCGACGTCAGAAAAGACCCTCGCTTTGAAGAGGCGAAGAAAGCTTTGCTTCGGAATATCCGCAGCCAGAACAACTTTAACGAAAACACCATTTTGTTAGACGGCTACATTGGCAGCCTACCCGATACCTTTACTACTTTCCGTTGGAAAGCCCCAGCGATGGCATCTGACAAGGTGCTCTTCAGCCTGGACGGAGGATATCAGGTAACTTTAGGTGACTTTGAATCGTACTTGGGCAAAGCAACGCGTGAGCGAGTGACTTACGGCCGGGAAGGAGACAAGGAATCGGTTGCTCGTAGACTGTATGCGCAGTTTGTGGATGATCAACTATTGAAATACGAAGAATCACAGTTGGAAAAGCGATACCCCGAATTTCGTAATCTAATGAGAGAATACGAAGAAGGAATACTTTTGTTTGAGGCTACAAAAATGGAAGTTTGGGACAAGGCTGCGCAAGATTCTGTAGGGCTCGAAAAGTTCTTCACCGGGGTACAAGGAAAGTACCGTTGGGCACCACGTGCCAGAACAACGGTTTACCGTATTGGTATCAACAACCGAGAACTGGCTCCAGATATCCGTAGTTATGCCATGAACCACACCGCCGACGAAGTGAAAGAAATGTTCAACACCGACGGCACGGTAAAAGTCGTTACGGAAGAAGCCACTTACGAAAAATTCCGCAATACTGAACTTTCGGATGCCGACTGGAAAGTAGGGGTCGTAACCGATATGATTGAAAATGACCGCAGCCGCAGCCTGAAGTTTTTCAAAATCGAAGAGCTTCTTCCTGAAGGTAATAAAACGCTAAGCGAAGCCCGCGGATACGTTATTGCTGACTATCAGGACCAACTGGAAAAAGAATGGGTGGAGGAACTCCGTAAGAGCTACGAAGTGAAAATCAACCAAAAAGTTTTCAAGAGCCTGATCCGATAA
- a CDS encoding peptidylprolyl isomerase yields the protein MNKQICFLIAALFCVQISFAQREVIDKVVGMVGGEIVLLSEVEEQNALLKAQNPSLGKGLRCDIMDQLLSNKLLVNQAKLDSILVADEEVEEQLNARIERILSYMNGDLEQFEAYYGQTVTQVKEQFREDLRSQLLSERMRAQVLSGVNVTPSEVKNFFNQIPVDSLPYFSSEVEVGEIVYVPKVNAEERQKAITKLEKLREQITTSVTTFEEAAKKFSDDGSARIGGDLGWAKRGKFVPEFEAAAYQLEQGEISQVVETEFGFHLIQLLERRGNTIRVRHILVRPEITDADLELARNHLDSVRTLIVNDSITFSMAVKRFGDEDVQSFNNDGRMMNPATGNTFYEVADLDPDVYFAIDTLKIGGLTAPFPFASPTGETFYRIVQLQSRTLPHRANLQQDYNKIMLATKDSKQNEFLSEWIQKKVASTYIQIDSRFQECPNLDKWKEDSIAKP from the coding sequence ATGAATAAGCAAATCTGTTTTTTGATCGCTGCACTTTTTTGTGTCCAAATAAGTTTTGCGCAAAGAGAAGTGATCGATAAGGTCGTCGGCATGGTCGGTGGTGAGATTGTACTTCTCTCCGAAGTGGAAGAGCAAAATGCGCTGCTCAAGGCTCAGAACCCTAGCCTCGGTAAAGGTTTGCGTTGTGACATTATGGATCAGCTGCTTTCTAACAAACTGCTGGTCAACCAGGCCAAACTCGATAGTATCCTTGTTGCCGATGAAGAAGTTGAAGAACAACTTAATGCCCGGATTGAAAGGATTTTATCCTATATGAATGGTGACTTAGAGCAATTTGAAGCCTATTATGGCCAAACAGTGACGCAGGTAAAAGAGCAATTCCGCGAAGACTTGCGCTCTCAGCTGTTGTCAGAAAGAATGCGAGCACAGGTACTGAGTGGTGTGAATGTTACGCCCTCTGAGGTCAAAAATTTCTTCAACCAGATTCCTGTTGACAGTCTTCCCTATTTCAGTTCTGAGGTAGAAGTAGGAGAAATCGTTTATGTTCCTAAAGTCAACGCGGAAGAGCGCCAAAAAGCGATTACCAAGCTCGAAAAACTAAGAGAGCAGATCACGACCAGTGTGACCACTTTTGAAGAAGCCGCCAAAAAGTTTAGCGACGATGGCTCTGCCAGAATAGGAGGTGATCTGGGTTGGGCGAAGCGTGGTAAATTTGTCCCGGAATTTGAAGCTGCTGCCTACCAATTGGAGCAAGGCGAAATTAGCCAGGTGGTAGAAACCGAGTTTGGCTTTCACCTTATCCAACTGCTGGAACGCCGCGGTAATACCATCCGTGTTCGCCATATCCTGGTTCGTCCAGAAATTACTGATGCTGACCTAGAGTTGGCTCGCAACCACCTGGATTCTGTGCGTACCCTGATTGTCAATGACTCCATCACTTTTTCCATGGCCGTAAAACGCTTCGGAGACGAAGATGTCCAGAGTTTCAATAATGATGGACGGATGATGAACCCCGCAACAGGGAATACTTTCTACGAAGTTGCGGATCTTGACCCTGATGTTTATTTCGCAATTGATACGCTAAAAATTGGTGGCTTAACGGCTCCGTTCCCTTTTGCCAGCCCTACTGGAGAAACCTTTTACCGGATTGTTCAATTGCAATCAAGAACCCTGCCCCACCGGGCGAACCTACAACAGGATTACAATAAAATCATGTTGGCCACCAAAGACTCCAAGCAGAATGAATTCCTCAGTGAGTGGATTCAGAAAAAAGTAGCATCAACCTACATTCAGATTGATAGCCGCTTTCAGGAATGCCCCAACTTGGACAAGTGGAAAGAAGACAGTATCGCGAAGCCTTAG
- a CDS encoding aspartate aminotransferase family protein: protein MIEDWQKDAEEVLIRYCGSFSPHLIESAKGSYVYATDGSAILDFTSGQMCSVFGHNHPDILAALQQGDTRAIHLLSTMLSPELIALGKKMNELLPEGLDRSIFLNTGSESNEAALRMAKLHTGGFEIVGFAGSWHGMTAGAQSHTYSLTRRGYGPAMPGSLMLPAPYSYRCPIQHCQGTCDNSCLEFGMQMVDQQSVGAYAALIVEPVLSAAGIIPLSPSYMKRLKELCEERGLLVIFDEAQTGLGRLGWNFALEEYELVPDFLTLSKTLGGGLPLAATVCSREMEDSCYEKGFIYVTSHVSDPLCAAVGLATLEILTRDAMAQRAQEMGAYLKQQLVALMSRHACIGDVRGKGLLLGMEIVRDRETKQTDPELGSRIAEECLRLGLSMNIVRVKGYGGVFRIAPPLTVTREEIDLGVSMLDQAISNCTQ, encoded by the coding sequence ATGATTGAAGATTGGCAAAAAGACGCTGAAGAAGTGCTGATCCGCTATTGCGGCTCCTTCTCGCCCCATTTGATTGAATCAGCGAAGGGCAGTTACGTATATGCTACTGATGGGAGCGCCATTCTTGATTTTACCTCCGGACAAATGTGTTCTGTTTTCGGGCACAACCATCCCGATATTTTGGCCGCACTACAACAAGGGGATACGAGAGCTATTCATTTGTTGAGTACCATGCTGTCGCCAGAACTCATTGCTTTAGGTAAAAAGATGAACGAGCTTCTTCCGGAAGGACTGGACCGGAGTATATTTTTGAATACCGGCTCAGAATCCAATGAAGCCGCTTTACGGATGGCCAAATTGCATACCGGTGGTTTTGAGATTGTAGGTTTTGCTGGCTCTTGGCATGGCATGACGGCGGGGGCACAATCGCACACCTATTCACTCACTCGGCGGGGTTATGGGCCAGCCATGCCCGGCAGTCTGATGCTGCCAGCGCCTTACAGTTACCGTTGCCCCATTCAGCATTGCCAAGGGACCTGTGATAATAGTTGTCTGGAGTTTGGCATGCAAATGGTAGACCAACAGTCTGTGGGTGCTTATGCTGCGCTGATCGTCGAGCCCGTTCTCAGCGCTGCGGGGATTATCCCCTTGAGTCCGTCCTACATGAAGCGCCTGAAGGAACTTTGTGAAGAAAGAGGCTTGCTCGTGATTTTTGATGAAGCCCAAACCGGATTGGGTCGACTGGGGTGGAACTTCGCTTTGGAGGAATACGAACTCGTGCCTGATTTTCTGACCTTGTCGAAAACGCTAGGTGGTGGTCTACCTTTGGCGGCAACAGTGTGCAGCAGGGAGATGGAAGATTCCTGTTATGAGAAAGGCTTTATCTACGTTACTTCTCACGTTTCTGATCCCCTTTGCGCAGCAGTTGGCTTGGCGACCCTGGAAATTCTGACCAGAGATGCCATGGCCCAACGGGCACAGGAGATGGGAGCCTATCTCAAGCAGCAGCTGGTCGCTTTGATGAGCCGGCATGCATGTATTGGTGATGTACGAGGCAAAGGGCTCCTGCTAGGTATGGAGATCGTTAGGGATAGGGAAACCAAGCAGACGGATCCCGAGTTGGGTAGTCGAATTGCGGAAGAATGTCTGCGCCTCGGGCTCAGCATGAACATTGTTCGTGTAAAGGGTTACGGTGGGGTATTTCGGATTGCACCTCCACTGACAGTTACGCGTGAAGAAATTGATCTGGGCGTAAGTATGTTGGACCAGGCAATTAGTAATTGTACCCAGTAA